In Phalacrocorax carbo chromosome 17, bPhaCar2.1, whole genome shotgun sequence, the genomic window AGCTTAGGGTGGCAGTAAAAAGCATCTGATTTTCATGTGCCCTGTAGGCAAGGAGAGGAAGTGGCTGCTCTGCGTGACCTTTTCTGTGATGTCTCTGCTGCAGGGGTTAAGACCGGCCGTTGTTTGAAAGCCAGGGAGAGCACCAGAGGGACCTGTGAGATACTGGCCTGGTGCCCAGTGGAGAAAAGATACAAGCCCAAGTATGTGGCCATCCTGCGCTGTTTCCAAGCTTGAGTTGCTTGGCTTGTGTGTTGCTCAGGGTGGCTTCTGGGTCCCCTCTGCTTGGATGCTTGCTTGAATGTTGGCTGTTCCACTGCAGGAGGGAGCTCTGCGTGTTCCCCCGGCAGGACTGgccctctgctctcccctgctTGGCTCACTGGCTGTCCCAGGGCTGCTTCAAGCTCTTGGGGCTTCCCCTCAACCTGCACGCTCATTGCCAGCTCCCTGCTGGCAGTGTGGGGAAAGTGGCGTGGCTGGCCTAGCACCGTGGGATGAACCTGGCTGTTTCTAAAATGGCAATTCTAGTTTAAACTTATGGACAGGGTACAAATGTAAACCAGATAACAAAGGcttctcttccaggaaagcGCTTCTCGCCAGTGCAGAAAACTTTACTGTTTACATCAAGAACTCAATCCGTTTCCCCAAGTTTAATTTCTCCAAGTAAGTGCAGGTGCTCGGAGATCCCTCTGTCCTCTCCATCACAGAACCAATAACCTTGGTTTGCTCCACTGTCCTTCACCTGCCTGCGGGTTGCGGGGGGGAGGCGGATGTTCCCTCTGCTGAGGGGTGGGAGAGGCCTTTGGCTTCAGGCCATGAGGGAACAAGGAGCTAATGAGGGCTTGGAGCTTCTCAGAGGGCGACGGGGCTAAAGCTGCCCTTCACCTAATGAGGTCTGCGACGGCTCCTACAGCATGGGATGCACCAGAGCTTCTAAGGCAGATGGACCTGTGCACCAGCTAGTGCACAGTCAGGTACCTGCGCTGCTTCTGCTCCCAGATATTCCTCCTCTTCCATAAAAATGAAGGTACCTGGACGAGGCTGggaaaatgaaactttaaaatatttgtttgcatttgctgctacaatatgaataaaataaagaaatgtagGAAGGGGTGTTCTTGGTATTCTCCCAGGCTCAGCTAGACATTTCTAgcatcttcattatttttccttgagAAACCCAGGTGGCCCTGGAGCACTCTGGCAACCTGCTCCACGTGAGTCCTTTCCTTAGCCCAGATTCAGCTGGCCTAGTCCCTGCCGGGCCGGGAGGTCGTTTTTGGGGGGTCAGACTGCTTTCCCTGGGCCAGCAGCGGAGAGGCTCGAAGGTGACAAGGCTGGTGGCAGGGTGCCATTTCTGTTGTGCACGAGGGGTGTTGAAGCCTCTTGTCTCTGCAGTCTTGGTGGCGCAGGCTGTGCAGGCAAGCAAAGGGAGAGACAAGGCAGgtttccctcttccccacaTGCAGGACGAATGTGCTGGCAACCAATGATGAGTCCTACCTGAAGAGCTGCCGCTACAGCACGGAACATCGCTACTGCCCCATCTTCATCCTGGGGAACATCGTGAAGTGGGCTGGGAGCGACTTCCAGGAAATGGCCTTGGAGGTAGGAGCGCCCCTCGGGCTCAGGTGGCTTCCCAGGGGCTGTACCGCCCGCTGGGTGGCCGTGAGGAGAGCCACCGGCAGCTGCCCCTGTCCACGGTGCAGTGGAGAGATGCTGGCTCTTAAAATCACGCTGGTCCCATTCATCCCGtcccagggaaggagaggcagggTGATTTGGCTCCTCTGGAAGAGATGGTCGGGTCAGTTTTCTGTTATTCAGGGCTGCCCaaactgctgctctgccacCAGGGTTTCTGTGTGTAATTTCAACATTACAACATCATCAGTTTAAACCCAGAGCTCTGGAAGACCAGTGGGGCTCCTCTGCTCAGAGAACACCCCGGCAGGCTTCCCCTGCAGGAAACGGGCACGTTTCTGCATGGAGACCGTGGCCAAACAGGCTGCGACCCAGTGAGCGTAGCCCGGGGCGGGAGATGGAGTGAGCCTGAGTCATCCTGGGACGCACAGGGGGAGGAGAGTGCAGGCTTTGTGCTGGCTTCTGCACCTGTGAACTTCCTCCCTGCATAAAAGAGCATCTTTTCCACTCGAATATGTTACAGCCACTTAAATTGATTAAATCGGTGTCCTGGGATGAGAAATGTCCTCCTAGGATACCAGCACAGGGAAAGCTGGGGTTGTGTGTAATGTGACTAGTATCAGAAGCATGAACTTAGCCCGTCCAGAAGCACGAGTGCTTGTGTCTGCGACCAGAAATGCAGCTGTTCTCACCCCTGGGGAAAATGTGCCCAAGGATCTGACAAATTTGAACACAAATTAATTGAACTAAGCTTCAAAAAAACTTACactgtctctctcttttgttAAGGGTGGTGTGATAGGAATTCAGATTGAATGGAACTGTGATCTTGATAAAGCCCCTTCTGAATGTAATCCTCACTATTCTTTTAGCCGGCTGGATACCAAATTTGCAGAGTCCATCTCTTCTGGGTACAACTTCAGGTAAGTGAAGAGGAGAACACGATGCAATACTGCAGTTGGGCTGGGCTGCTTTGACTCGCAGGCGGTTGGCAGTGAAGTAGCACGGGGTCGGACTGTGCCAGGCACTGCCCCAGCCAAGCACGCTGCTTCAGGGAGGGAGTCGTGCTCTCGGCAAGCTAAAGCTGTTTTTGCCGGGGGAATAGATCTGTGTGAGGGTATGGGTGAATTCAGATGGGTTCTTGGTGAGGGGAGGGGCGGATTATGGAGTTGCAGTCAATCTTGTTGCATTCCAGGTTTGCCAAATACTACCAGGATGCTGAGGGGGTCGAGTACCGGACGCTCATTAAAGCGTATGGAATCCGCTTTGATGTGATGGTGAATGGCAAGGTGAGTTCCCAGGCCAGAGTATTTCCGAGCCTGCaaaggaaggaggggggagGCATTTCTCAGTGGGAAGGCAGCTCTGGGATGAGAGCAGCCTCTCTGGCTTGCCGTAGGAAAGGGCTCTGTTCGTCAATGGGCAGCTAACCCTACATAAGAAAGGAGACGACCTCGAGTGCAGATGAGTCTGCATCTCTTCTACCTAAGAACAGGCTCTGGTGAAGTCCGACAGAAGTAAATGTGCCCCAGAGCCTTGTTTTTCTTGCGTATGTGCTGCAGAAAAGAAGAAGCCTAATGCAGGGACACGagcctggaaaggcagccgTGGATCTGAGACACACACAGGCCGTGAAGCCTCCATGGTTGTTCGCTGCAAATCGTCCATGGCTGTGCCTGCTTGTTGCTAACAAAACACACCCACAGGCACCAGTAGCTTCCCCTGCGTAATACCACACCTGGAAGCGTGTTTCTTGGGTTGTTCTCTCACCGAGTACTTCATGACCTTTTCTCTATTAGGCAGGGAAATTCAACATCATTCCCACCATTATCAATATCGGTTCGGGGCTTGCTCTCATGGGAGCGGTAAGTGAATGACCTTTCTTAAAGTACCATATTGGGACCCAGATCCCTCGTTCAGCTGTTACGAGGATAGAATGAGACGGTTGGTTTATGCCTTCTCCGGCAGAGTtcttgctgctctggctgctcaGTGAGGTGCGCCTCTGTGCCCTGACTGAAAGGCGTTTGTTAGTGTGCCTTGTAGTCTAAATACCACTAAGATTACATGGAGTATGAAGGAAAAGACAGCTCCTACAAGCTATTCTTCTTTAATTAATGCTCATTGCTAATTAGATCAGAACACTTCCTCTTCTACTGTATAGATAAAACACAAGTTCTTTCTGTTGCAGGGAGCTTTCTTTTGTGACCTGGTGCTACTGTATCTGATTAAAAAGAGTAACTTTTATCGAGGCAAAAAGTACGAGGAAGTAAAGTAAGTGGGCTTGGCTTTTATGTTTAAACGTAATGGCTTTATTGTTATGACTAATGAAAATAGAAGCCGAAGGAGATACGGGAACACAGTAAACATTAATGGCAAACAAAGAATAATTCTGGGAAATTAAATTCCTCCAAATGagttcctccctccctccgtaATTCACTGCCGCAGTTAGCGGGGTGCAAAGGAAGCTGCCGTGCCGTGGTTGGGCTATAAACGGCCTCGCGCTGTCGGGCCGTAATGCCCGCGGATGGAACTGGGGCAGCGCCAGAGCCTCATGAAACTGGGAACTGGGGCTTTGTCTGTACGGCGGGCGATGGCCTTTGCGGTAAGGTGTGACAGGCGTGGCTGGGAacctcttgcccacgtggcttcctgaagcagaaatagcctgCTTGCCTCGTCTGTCACCTTTCACTTGCTTCTTCAGGTCCAGCTCCAGGAAATCGTTACCTACTCCTTCGCTGAATGGGAATCAGAGCCCTGACCAGCTCGGTGGGCTCTAGGCACAGCAATGGCTCTGCCATTTCATGTTCCAGGAAAACCACACCGGgactgggagatggaga contains:
- the P2RX5 gene encoding P2X purinoceptor 5 isoform X5 gives rise to the protein MGENVFFVMTNLIVTPNQRQDMCPESANIPDALCHTDGDCLAGEAVVAGNGVKTGRCLKARESTRGTCEILAWCPVEKRYKPKKALLASAENFTVYIKNSIRFPKFNFSKTNVLATNDESYLKSCRYSTEHRYCPIFILGNIVKWAGSDFQEMALEGGVIGIQIEWNCDLDKAPSECNPHYSFSRLDTKFAESISSGYNFRFAKYYQDAEGVEYRTLIKAYGIRFDVMVNGKAGKFNIIPTIINIGSGLALMGAGAFFCDLVLLYLIKKSNFYRGKKYEEVKKTTPGLGDGDTPDRVYCLVSGFPEEKESPLKTTLLFLRCSLVS
- the P2RX5 gene encoding P2X purinoceptor 5 isoform X2, encoding MEQVAWKGLFLSFFDYKTEKYVIAKNKKVGILYRVVQLSILAYLVGWVFVVKKGYQDTDTFLQSSVITKLKGVAFTNTTELGERLWDVVDYVIPPQGENVFFVMTNLIVTPNQRQDMCPESANIPDALCHTDGDCLAGEAVVAGNGVKTGRCLKARESTRGTCEILAWCPVEKRYKPKKALLASAENFTVYIKNSIRFPKFNFSKTNVLATNDESYLKSCRYSTEHRYCPIFILGNIVKWAGSDFQEMALEGGVIGIQIEWNCDLDKAPSECNPHYSFSRLDTKFAESISSGYNFRFAKYYQDAEGVEYRTLIKAYGIRFDVMVNGKAGKFNIIPTIINIGSGLALMGAGAFFCDLVLLYLIKKSNFYRGKKYEEVKSSSRKSLPTPSLNGNQSPDQLGGL
- the P2RX5 gene encoding P2X purinoceptor 5 isoform X4 — protein: MEQVAWKGLFLSFFDYKTEKYVIAKNKKVGILYRVVQLSILAYLVGWVFVVKKGYQDTDTFLQSSVITKLKGVAFTNTTELGERLWDVVDYVIPPQGENVFFVMTNLIVTPNQRQDMCPESANIPDALCHTDGDCLAGEAVVAGNGVKTGRCLKARESTRGTCEILAWCPVEKRYKPKKALLASAENFTVYIKNSIRFPKFNFSKTNVLATNDESYLKSCRYSTEHRYCPIFILGNIVKWAGSDFQEMALEGGVIGIQIEWNCDLDKAPSECNPHYSFSRLDTKFAESISSGYNFRFAKYYQDAEGVEYRTLIKAYGIRFDVMVNGKGAFFCDLVLLYLIKKSNFYRGKKYEEVKSSSRKSLPTPSLNGNQSPDQLGGL
- the P2RX5 gene encoding P2X purinoceptor 5 isoform X3: MEQVAWKGLFLSFFDYKTEKYVIAKNKKVGILYRVVQLSILAYLVGWVFVVKKGYQDTDTFLQSSVITKLKGVAFTNTTELGERLWDVVDYVIPPQGENVFFVMTNLIVTPNQRQDMCPESANIPDALCHTDGDCLAGEAVVAGNGVKTGRCLKARESTRGTCEILAWCPVEKRYKPKKALLASAENFTVYIKNSIRFPKFNFSKTNVLATNDESYLKSCRYSTEHRYCPIFILGNIVKWAGSDFQEMALEGGVIGIQIEWNCDLDKAPSECNPHYSFSRLDTKFAESISSGYNFRFAKYYQDAEGVEYRTLIKAYGIRFDVMVNGKGAFFCDLVLLYLIKKSNFYRGKKYEEVKKTTPGLGDGDTPDRVYCLVSGFPEEKESPLKTTLLFLRCSLVS
- the P2RX5 gene encoding P2X purinoceptor 5 isoform X1, with the protein product MEQVAWKGLFLSFFDYKTEKYVIAKNKKVGILYRVVQLSILAYLVGWVFVVKKGYQDTDTFLQSSVITKLKGVAFTNTTELGERLWDVVDYVIPPQGENVFFVMTNLIVTPNQRQDMCPESANIPDALCHTDGDCLAGEAVVAGNGVKTGRCLKARESTRGTCEILAWCPVEKRYKPKKALLASAENFTVYIKNSIRFPKFNFSKTNVLATNDESYLKSCRYSTEHRYCPIFILGNIVKWAGSDFQEMALEGGVIGIQIEWNCDLDKAPSECNPHYSFSRLDTKFAESISSGYNFRFAKYYQDAEGVEYRTLIKAYGIRFDVMVNGKAGKFNIIPTIINIGSGLALMGAGAFFCDLVLLYLIKKSNFYRGKKYEEVKKTTPGLGDGDTPDRVYCLVSGFPEEKESPLKTTLLFLRCSLVS
- the P2RX5 gene encoding P2X purinoceptor 5 isoform X6, whose translation is MTNLIVTPNQRQDMCPESANIPDALCHTDGDCLAGEAVVAGNGVKTGRCLKARESTRGTCEILAWCPVEKRYKPKKALLASAENFTVYIKNSIRFPKFNFSKTNVLATNDESYLKSCRYSTEHRYCPIFILGNIVKWAGSDFQEMALEGGVIGIQIEWNCDLDKAPSECNPHYSFSRLDTKFAESISSGYNFRFAKYYQDAEGVEYRTLIKAYGIRFDVMVNGKAGKFNIIPTIINIGSGLALMGAGAFFCDLVLLYLIKKSNFYRGKKYEEVKKTTPGLGDGDTPDRVYCLVSGFPEEKESPLKTTLLFLRCSLVS